The following are encoded in a window of Halosimplex halophilum genomic DNA:
- a CDS encoding class I SAM-dependent methyltransferase: MDSDDVRDVADTYDEIAESYADGYWEENPFQAHFEFPGTTALIPDVEGKRVLDAGCGSGVYTDWLVERDAEVVAADVSEEMLAETAERVGDAVELRRTDLTRPLDFAADDEFDGIVSGSVVDHIEDWERLFGEFARVLAPGGFLVCSMRHPMQNYVEYDDWNYFETDSHTADWGVEMVTHRRPMSAVINPLLDAGFRLDELSEPEPTEAFAERCPEEYETFSERPHWLCLRALKS; the protein is encoded by the coding sequence ATGGATTCGGACGACGTGCGGGATGTCGCGGACACCTACGACGAAATCGCCGAATCGTACGCGGACGGGTACTGGGAGGAGAACCCCTTCCAGGCCCACTTCGAGTTCCCCGGAACGACGGCCCTGATCCCGGACGTGGAGGGGAAGCGGGTCCTCGACGCCGGATGCGGATCCGGCGTGTACACCGACTGGCTGGTCGAGCGGGATGCGGAGGTCGTGGCCGCCGACGTGAGCGAGGAGATGCTCGCTGAAACCGCCGAGCGCGTGGGGGACGCGGTCGAACTCCGGCGGACCGATCTCACGAGACCGCTCGACTTCGCGGCCGACGACGAGTTCGACGGGATCGTGAGCGGGTCGGTCGTTGACCACATCGAAGACTGGGAGCGGCTGTTCGGGGAGTTCGCGCGGGTCCTCGCTCCCGGCGGATTCCTCGTCTGCTCGATGCGACACCCGATGCAGAACTACGTCGAGTACGACGACTGGAACTACTTCGAGACCGATTCCCACACCGCCGACTGGGGCGTCGAGATGGTCACCCACCGGCGACCGATGTCAGCGGTCATCAACCCCCTGCTCGACGCGGGATTCCGACTCGACGAGCTGTCCGAGCCCGAACCCACGGAGGCGTTCGCGGAGCGGTGTCCGGAGGAGTACGAGACGTTCTCGGAGCGGCCCCACTGGCTCTGTCTCCGGGCGCTAAAATCGTAG
- the gnd gene encoding phosphogluconate dehydrogenase (NAD(+)-dependent, decarboxylating), translated as MQLGVVGLGRMGQIVVDRVLDAGHDVVAFDLDEEAVARAADAGATPADSVVDLAERLGADKRVWLMVPAGDAVDAALDDLEPHLDSDDVVIDGGNSHFEDSVRRAEATDAAYLDCGTSGGPAGAELGFSLMVGGPEWAYEELSPVFDAVATGPDGHDRMGPAGSGHYVKMVHNGVEYALMQAYGEGFELLANGRYDLDLESVARTWNNGAVIRSWLLELCEEAFAEEGNDLGTVADRVEGGSTGTWTVQEALEQEVPVPLIYGALAERFDSRSSGGEGPGRFSRRLASRLRYGFGRHDVPRRE; from the coding sequence ATGCAACTGGGCGTCGTCGGACTCGGCCGGATGGGACAGATCGTCGTCGACCGCGTGCTCGACGCGGGCCACGACGTGGTGGCCTTCGACCTCGACGAGGAGGCCGTCGCGCGGGCGGCCGACGCGGGGGCGACCCCCGCCGACTCCGTCGTCGACCTCGCCGAGCGGCTCGGGGCGGACAAACGGGTCTGGCTGATGGTCCCCGCCGGCGACGCCGTCGACGCCGCGCTCGACGACCTCGAACCGCACCTCGATTCCGACGACGTCGTCATCGACGGCGGCAACTCCCACTTCGAGGACTCGGTCCGCCGAGCGGAGGCCACGGACGCCGCCTACCTCGACTGCGGGACCTCCGGCGGCCCCGCCGGCGCGGAACTGGGCTTCTCGCTGATGGTCGGCGGCCCGGAGTGGGCCTACGAGGAACTCTCCCCCGTCTTCGACGCCGTCGCCACGGGACCGGACGGCCACGACCGCATGGGGCCCGCCGGGTCGGGCCACTACGTGAAGATGGTCCACAACGGCGTCGAGTACGCGCTGATGCAGGCCTACGGCGAGGGGTTCGAACTGCTGGCGAACGGCCGCTACGATCTGGACCTCGAATCCGTGGCGCGCACGTGGAACAACGGCGCGGTCATCCGCTCGTGGCTGCTCGAACTCTGCGAGGAGGCCTTCGCGGAGGAGGGCAACGACCTCGGGACCGTCGCCGACCGCGTCGAGGGCGGGTCGACGGGCACCTGGACGGTCCAGGAGGCGCTCGAACAGGAGGTCCCCGTTCCCCTGATCTACGGCGCGCTCGCCGAACGGTTCGACTCCCGCTCGTCCGGCGGCGAGGGGCCGGGGCGGTTCTCCCGGCGGCTCGCCAGCCGGCTGCGCTACGGGTTCGGTCGTCACGACGTGCCGCGGCGGGAGTAG
- a CDS encoding outer membrane protein assembly factor BamB family protein — MGNWGLTRRRFVQVSSGVVLGNQLLPSLPSEETATESWPEFGYDAANTGAPDTTGPSEEVEEYWSESVGSQIYDSPVVEDGTVYIGKGSRLQAYDTETGEQLWSVNKMSGGVTAPAVKDGTAFFANGHGATVYAIRGGSEQWSVELGDGRAFSAPAIVGETVYTGVNRFGEDGEDLGTIYALDVSDGSERWTFDTEGYISRQYSRASAAVADGTVYIGTQDGNSGWLYAIDASDGTEEWALETEQTNPSSPAVVDGTVYIGTRAYDASDGTKQWEYDAGVNSSSPAVADGTVYVGSVDNNVYALNASDGAQQWRFETGGEIESSPVVVDGTVYVGSNDRSLYALDAGDGSELWSIELRDEVGSPAVLNNRIYVGTIDWGQIYALAPPNLTPTPTDPPTRSPTPTDTPTDTLTRSPTPTDTPTDTPAETVTSPARSTTTSVPADSSAPSRSPITTEASTGPTSVPTSAPRSNQNGTSQTGSDNSTSETSTTTPPEPPDNWIAVLMGIIAPILTTQAIVGLGVVLVVVSIVLLWESTVDEADE, encoded by the coding sequence ATGGGGAATTGGGGACTAACCCGCCGAAGATTTGTACAGGTATCTAGCGGGGTTGTCCTGGGGAATCAATTACTGCCATCTCTGCCTTCTGAAGAGACAGCAACCGAGTCGTGGCCTGAATTCGGCTATGATGCTGCGAATACAGGTGCGCCAGATACGACTGGCCCGTCAGAAGAAGTTGAGGAATATTGGTCTGAATCTGTGGGGAGTCAAATATACGACTCTCCTGTTGTTGAAGATGGGACGGTATATATCGGGAAAGGGTCTCGATTGCAAGCATACGACACAGAGACAGGGGAACAACTTTGGTCTGTAAATAAGATGAGTGGAGGGGTGACTGCTCCTGCTGTAAAAGATGGAACTGCATTTTTTGCGAATGGGCACGGTGCAACAGTATATGCAATACGGGGAGGCTCGGAACAGTGGTCTGTTGAATTAGGGGATGGGCGTGCATTTTCTGCGCCAGCAATAGTTGGAGAAACCGTGTATACTGGAGTGAATCGATTCGGTGAGGATGGGGAAGATCTCGGAACGATATATGCTTTAGATGTGTCAGATGGTTCTGAGAGATGGACGTTTGATACAGAGGGTTATATTAGCAGGCAGTATAGTCGTGCCTCAGCGGCAGTGGCAGATGGTACAGTGTATATTGGGACTCAAGATGGGAATTCTGGTTGGTTATATGCGATTGATGCTTCGGATGGGACTGAAGAGTGGGCTTTAGAAACGGAGCAGACAAATCCATCTTCTCCAGCTGTGGTGGATGGGACAGTCTACATTGGAACAAGAGCGTATGATGCATCTGATGGAACAAAGCAATGGGAGTATGATGCTGGTGTAAATTCGTCCTCTCCTGCTGTTGCGGATGGGACGGTGTATGTCGGGAGTGTGGATAATAATGTGTATGCATTAAATGCATCTGATGGCGCTCAGCAGTGGCGATTTGAGACTGGTGGTGAGATAGAATCCTCTCCAGTTGTTGTTGACGGGACTGTATACGTTGGAAGTAATGATCGATCTCTCTATGCTCTTGATGCAGGTGATGGGTCGGAACTGTGGAGCATTGAGTTAAGAGATGAGGTGGGGTCTCCAGCGGTTCTTAACAATCGGATTTATGTGGGAACTATTGATTGGGGACAAATTTACGCTTTAGCTCCGCCAAATTTGACGCCCACACCGACGGACCCACCAACTAGAAGTCCAACACCGACAGATACGCCGACGGACACGCTGACCCGGAGTCCAACACCGACAGATACGCCGACGGACACACCGGCTGAAACAGTAACAAGCCCAGCTCGTAGCACTACAACAAGCGTGCCGGCAGACTCATCTGCTCCATCAAGGTCTCCGATAACAACAGAAGCCTCTACAGGCCCAACGAGCGTGCCTACATCTGCCCCGCGATCAAATCAGAATGGCACTTCTCAAACTGGGAGTGACAATTCCACATCAGAGACTTCCACAACCACGCCGCCAGAACCACCAGACAACTGGATAGCTGTTTTAATGGGAATTATCGCTCCTATTCTCACTACTCAAGCGATCGTCGGACTAGGAGTAGTCTTAGTGGTCGTTTCGATTGTATTGCTTTGGGAGAGTACAGTTGACGAGGCAGACGAATGA
- a CDS encoding type II toxin-antitoxin system PemK/MazF family toxin, which yields MTDDGPTPIFERGDVVYGADPFKGEEAARPWLVTSNHEGRPFHGEQYIALTLTTKSWLDGLVEIPDDAWVRGGTPGESRIVPWGVQSIDRADIDFWQGRLEPSVVDSAVAALVEELQ from the coding sequence GTGACCGACGACGGGCCTACACCGATCTTCGAACGCGGCGATGTCGTGTACGGGGCGGACCCGTTCAAGGGTGAGGAAGCGGCGCGCCCGTGGCTCGTGACCTCGAATCACGAGGGGCGACCCTTCCACGGCGAGCAGTACATCGCACTCACGCTCACGACGAAATCCTGGCTGGACGGACTGGTCGAGATACCCGACGACGCCTGGGTCCGGGGCGGGACACCGGGAGAGAGCCGGATCGTCCCCTGGGGCGTGCAGTCGATCGACCGTGCGGATATCGACTTCTGGCAGGGTCGACTCGAGCCGTCCGTCGTGGATAGTGCCGTCGCCGCGCTCGTCGAGGAGTTGCAGTAG
- a CDS encoding ABC transporter ATP-binding protein — protein MSQSDTTPAEPHRRDEHTDCEETPDAQSALSAPAIGTDADPDGTPFEAEDLVVGYPTSEEPVVDGESLVAAPGEVTALVGPNGSGKSTLLKAMADQLAPEAGAVRIDGREVADMEAKDLARRLGLLSQENVAPDTITVGKLVEHGRYPHRGFFDGLTDEDRAAVDRAIELAGVDHLRGRDVGSLSGGQKQLVWIAMVLAQETDVLLLDEPTTFLDMHHQLEVMEIIERLRADSDKTVVVVLHDLQQAARLADRVVALKDGAVQGRGDPEAVVTEELLADVFGIEADVVPTERGPQITPLRPLHDEDGADRHD, from the coding sequence ATGAGCCAGAGCGACACCACCCCGGCCGAACCGCACCGCCGCGACGAACACACCGACTGCGAGGAGACGCCCGACGCCCAGTCGGCGCTCTCGGCGCCCGCTATCGGCACCGACGCCGACCCCGACGGCACCCCCTTCGAGGCCGAGGATCTGGTCGTCGGCTACCCCACGAGCGAGGAACCCGTCGTCGACGGCGAGTCGCTCGTCGCCGCCCCCGGCGAGGTGACCGCCCTCGTCGGCCCCAACGGCAGCGGCAAGAGCACACTCCTGAAGGCGATGGCCGACCAGCTCGCCCCCGAGGCGGGCGCCGTCCGCATCGACGGCCGCGAGGTCGCCGACATGGAGGCCAAGGACCTGGCCCGGCGGCTGGGCCTGCTCTCCCAGGAGAACGTCGCCCCCGACACCATCACCGTCGGGAAGCTCGTCGAACACGGCCGCTACCCCCACCGGGGCTTCTTCGACGGGCTCACCGACGAGGACCGCGCCGCGGTCGACCGCGCGATCGAGCTGGCCGGCGTCGACCACCTGCGGGGCCGCGACGTGGGCAGCCTCTCCGGCGGCCAGAAACAGCTGGTCTGGATCGCCATGGTGCTCGCCCAGGAGACCGACGTGCTCCTGCTCGACGAGCCCACGACGTTCCTCGACATGCACCACCAGCTCGAAGTGATGGAGATAATCGAGCGGCTGCGGGCCGACAGCGACAAGACCGTCGTCGTCGTCCTCCACGACCTCCAGCAGGCCGCCCGCCTCGCGGACCGGGTCGTCGCGCTGAAAGACGGCGCCGTCCAGGGCCGCGGCGACCCCGAGGCGGTCGTCACCGAGGAGTTGCTCGCCGACGTGTTCGGCATCGAGGCCGACGTCGTCCCGACCGAGCGCGGCCCGCAGATCACGCCGCTCCGGCCGCTCCATGACGAGGACGGCGCCGACCGTCACGACTGA
- a CDS encoding MarR family transcriptional regulator encodes MSIDRETFREATEEELESLSVPQRVLGFLVAHDDRAFEASEIADRSGIDENAVRTALTRLKQRGLVEHKATYWAVTESEERLATASGYERATALFNERLGEEDREGWRERAPDEQHPSLTDEQ; translated from the coding sequence ATGTCGATAGACAGGGAGACGTTCCGCGAGGCGACCGAGGAGGAGCTCGAATCGCTGTCCGTGCCACAGCGGGTGCTGGGGTTCCTGGTCGCCCACGACGACCGCGCGTTCGAGGCGAGCGAGATCGCCGATCGGTCCGGGATCGACGAGAACGCCGTCAGAACGGCGCTCACGCGGCTGAAGCAGCGCGGACTCGTCGAACACAAGGCCACCTACTGGGCGGTGACCGAGAGCGAGGAACGGCTGGCGACGGCGAGCGGATACGAGCGAGCGACGGCGCTGTTCAACGAGCGACTCGGCGAGGAGGACCGCGAGGGGTGGCGCGAGCGCGCACCGGACGAACAGCACCCGAGCCTCACGGACGAACAGTGA
- a CDS encoding tRNA-guanine transglycosylase, producing the protein MERGFRSQREADVGAARLGHLYTPEAPDQGPVETPAFFPVLNLIGGPTPVSGGIWSRLRNRLFGDPKFQGAMFQAMSFLDFNLSAEKLEKWRTEAEGLHDWHTGHESPKDNPDPPAFTQPLFVDSGGFKLMNSRTFGSPPEEGGEENEWGIYTNPESILSLQYDYGADLLATLDYPIPPDLNEAEKHQRVENSIDSAVECIRLLHEDERYEDWEPTVYAAIHGHDHEEIAYYVSTLFQRTEYPEAIDGLAVGSLVPLRSGNIGTLVDIVQGATDAIPPARRDEIALHVFGIGGGLTPLLATLGVDSYDSSTYVQAAQHQKFIHPESGVKIPLEEMSESEWQCDCPACEELEDVGLETMRYVFDADQSYKPVEVERDGTTISYMKSDFYALIAHHNFHVFQDEVIEVREAIKNDDLESLLVTTAMDNLDVATGLARAASRWPELRPLVPDDVDIEANSPDNESLTYQTKFNDDGDIVVPSKDSTSLKHEPDDFDVRNLSFEPDSESSVCLIIPCSQTKPYSNSRTHQVVERHLTEAGLWDQIHKVTISGLYGPVPEEYETSDAVLSYDYVLNAADQSQIDVVEERLVDFLLTHASKYDYVIGYATSKIYRQVISEAFEEADIGVVLPRDPPARRLTEHFRTEHLDELRREIANSVEISVPSER; encoded by the coding sequence ATGGAGAGAGGATTTAGGTCACAACGTGAGGCCGACGTTGGAGCGGCCCGTCTCGGCCATCTTTATACGCCGGAAGCGCCCGACCAAGGCCCAGTTGAAACTCCGGCCTTCTTTCCGGTTCTGAACCTGATTGGAGGGCCAACACCCGTCTCTGGGGGAATCTGGAGTCGACTTCGAAATCGTCTGTTTGGCGATCCAAAGTTCCAGGGAGCTATGTTCCAAGCGATGAGCTTTCTGGATTTCAACCTCTCTGCAGAGAAGTTAGAGAAATGGCGAACCGAGGCAGAGGGGCTGCACGACTGGCACACTGGCCACGAATCGCCAAAGGACAATCCTGACCCACCTGCATTCACTCAGCCGCTGTTCGTTGACTCGGGCGGTTTCAAACTGATGAATTCCCGGACGTTTGGCTCTCCTCCCGAAGAGGGTGGGGAGGAAAACGAGTGGGGAATCTACACCAATCCCGAGTCAATCCTTTCGCTTCAGTACGACTACGGTGCAGACCTACTTGCAACGCTTGATTATCCAATCCCGCCGGATCTCAACGAGGCTGAAAAACACCAACGGGTCGAAAATAGTATCGACAGTGCCGTCGAGTGCATTCGCCTCCTTCACGAAGACGAACGATACGAAGACTGGGAACCAACGGTCTACGCAGCAATCCACGGTCATGATCACGAAGAGATCGCGTACTACGTCAGTACACTCTTCCAGCGAACGGAGTATCCGGAAGCGATTGACGGGCTCGCAGTAGGCTCACTTGTTCCACTCCGGTCTGGCAATATCGGAACTCTCGTCGACATTGTACAGGGTGCAACGGATGCTATCCCTCCTGCCCGGCGTGACGAGATCGCGCTACACGTATTCGGCATCGGGGGCGGTCTCACCCCATTGCTTGCAACCCTTGGTGTGGATAGCTATGACTCATCGACGTACGTGCAGGCTGCCCAGCACCAGAAATTCATTCACCCCGAGAGTGGTGTGAAGATTCCACTCGAAGAGATGTCTGAAAGCGAGTGGCAATGCGACTGTCCAGCCTGCGAAGAGTTAGAGGATGTCGGTCTCGAGACGATGCGGTACGTGTTCGATGCAGATCAATCATACAAGCCAGTGGAAGTCGAGCGAGACGGAACAACTATATCGTATATGAAAAGCGACTTCTATGCTCTCATCGCCCACCACAACTTCCACGTATTCCAGGACGAAGTGATAGAGGTCCGTGAAGCGATCAAGAACGACGACTTAGAATCATTGTTGGTCACCACTGCTATGGACAATCTTGATGTGGCGACTGGGCTCGCTCGGGCTGCAAGTCGCTGGCCCGAGCTCCGCCCATTGGTCCCAGATGATGTCGACATTGAGGCAAATTCACCGGACAATGAGTCGCTTACATATCAGACGAAATTCAACGATGACGGCGATATTGTGGTCCCCTCTAAGGATTCCACTTCTCTCAAGCACGAACCGGATGACTTTGACGTTCGTAACCTCTCGTTCGAACCCGACTCGGAGTCGTCCGTTTGTTTGATCATTCCCTGCAGCCAAACCAAGCCCTATAGCAACTCTAGAACACATCAAGTAGTCGAGAGACATCTGACCGAGGCAGGTCTCTGGGACCAGATCCATAAAGTCACTATATCTGGACTCTATGGTCCAGTTCCCGAGGAGTACGAGACCTCTGATGCAGTACTTTCGTACGACTACGTACTGAATGCAGCTGACCAATCCCAGATCGATGTAGTGGAAGAACGGCTTGTAGACTTCCTGTTGACTCACGCCTCGAAATACGACTACGTAATTGGCTATGCGACGAGCAAAATCTATCGGCAAGTGATATCCGAAGCCTTTGAGGAAGCCGATATAGGTGTAGTACTCCCCCGAGATCCACCCGCTCGGCGACTTACTGAACACTTTAGAACAGAACATCTTGATGAACTTCGTCGAGAAATCGCGAATTCGGTTGAGATCTCGGTACCCTCTGAGAGATAA
- a CDS encoding DUF4177 domain-containing protein, whose amino-acid sequence MTDTPVERWEYKTLRPERDATRKEAVDPEAALNERGAEGWELAGTIDYTGGGTKFIVFKRPAGRGDGERP is encoded by the coding sequence ATGACCGACACGCCCGTCGAGCGCTGGGAGTACAAGACGCTCCGGCCGGAGCGCGACGCGACGCGGAAGGAGGCGGTGGACCCCGAGGCGGCGCTGAACGAACGCGGCGCCGAGGGGTGGGAACTCGCGGGGACGATCGACTACACGGGCGGCGGCACGAAGTTCATCGTGTTCAAGCGACCGGCGGGCCGCGGCGACGGTGAGCGGCCGTGA
- a CDS encoding FecCD family ABC transporter permease, producing the protein MVENAVSGTETESGARASDSGRLDWVDRSLLGLCLGSLAVAVAAGLVQVSFGSYSMSVVRAWRSVVDPAVLLDHRWMLNFLLGEGLMRTVTGFQGELPELATPTLIVWTIRLPRVFVAGLVGANLAVSGAIFQAVTRNELASPFVLGVSSGAGLLILLTLVVFPVLAAALPIIAAVGGMAAFLLVYVIAWKGGTSPVRLVLAGVIVGTVFQSLQTGLFFFADSIGVVQSAIQWTTGSLTGVDWEQVRTALPWSIVAVGLSLVGARQLNVLLLGERTASSLGMNVERMRFALSAVGVLAAAASIAVAGIVGFVGLIVPHVVRNIVGSDYRRLVVGCVFAGPALLVAADVGARLAIPVLTGGSGQLPVGIVTGLVGGPYFLYLMRKQEQLGEI; encoded by the coding sequence ATGGTAGAGAACGCTGTGTCGGGAACGGAGACGGAGTCCGGGGCGAGGGCGTCCGACAGCGGCCGTCTCGACTGGGTCGACCGGTCGCTGCTGGGGCTGTGCCTGGGGAGCCTGGCGGTGGCCGTCGCCGCGGGGCTCGTCCAGGTGAGCTTCGGGTCGTACTCGATGTCGGTCGTGCGGGCCTGGCGGTCGGTCGTCGACCCCGCCGTCCTGCTCGACCACCGCTGGATGCTCAACTTCCTGCTCGGCGAGGGGCTGATGCGGACGGTCACGGGCTTCCAGGGCGAACTGCCGGAGCTCGCGACGCCGACGCTCATCGTCTGGACGATCCGGCTGCCGCGCGTGTTCGTCGCCGGGCTCGTCGGCGCGAACCTCGCCGTCTCGGGGGCCATCTTCCAGGCCGTGACGCGCAACGAGCTGGCGAGCCCGTTCGTGCTCGGCGTCTCCTCTGGCGCGGGCCTGCTCATCCTCCTGACGCTCGTCGTCTTCCCCGTCCTGGCGGCGGCGCTGCCCATCATCGCCGCCGTCGGCGGGATGGCCGCGTTCCTGCTGGTCTACGTCATCGCCTGGAAGGGCGGCACCTCGCCGGTCCGGCTGGTGCTGGCGGGGGTCATCGTCGGCACCGTCTTCCAGAGCCTCCAGACCGGCCTGTTCTTCTTCGCCGACAGCATCGGCGTGGTCCAGTCGGCCATCCAGTGGACGACGGGCTCGCTGACCGGCGTCGACTGGGAGCAGGTCCGGACCGCGCTGCCGTGGTCGATCGTCGCCGTCGGGCTGTCGCTGGTCGGCGCCCGCCAGCTGAACGTCCTGCTTTTGGGCGAGCGGACCGCCTCCTCGCTCGGGATGAACGTCGAGCGGATGCGGTTCGCCCTCTCGGCGGTCGGCGTGCTCGCGGCCGCGGCGAGCATCGCCGTCGCCGGCATCGTCGGCTTCGTCGGGCTCATCGTCCCCCACGTCGTCCGCAACATCGTCGGCAGCGACTACCGCCGGCTCGTCGTCGGCTGCGTCTTCGCCGGCCCCGCCCTGCTGGTGGCGGCCGACGTGGGCGCGCGGCTGGCCATCCCCGTCCTCACGGGCGGGAGCGGCCAGCTCCCCGTCGGCATCGTCACCGGCCTCGTCGGCGGCCCGTACTTCCTCTACCTGATGCGCAAACAGGAGCAACTCGGAGAGATATGA
- a CDS encoding 2Fe-2S iron-sulfur cluster-binding protein: MVDTVSVAIGAALTLVVVAVHYAKGTGWEPPADISQEVLEKRAAAVPDTDFPEPMNRSIGGGAAGAIPAGEGGAELEEGEEGGDEEEGFDPESIPDDEVEYYDIEFAKEGETIEIANNENILDAGEEEGWDLPYACRQGQCVSCAGQIQDGPAGDYIRHEHNEALFDDDMDDGYCLTCVAYPTDDFTLETGEQP; the protein is encoded by the coding sequence ATGGTCGATACAGTGAGTGTCGCGATCGGGGCGGCGTTGACACTCGTCGTCGTCGCGGTCCACTACGCGAAGGGGACGGGCTGGGAGCCCCCGGCGGACATCTCCCAGGAGGTCCTCGAGAAGCGGGCGGCCGCGGTGCCCGACACGGACTTCCCCGAGCCCATGAACCGCTCGATCGGCGGCGGCGCCGCGGGCGCCATCCCCGCCGGCGAGGGCGGCGCCGAGCTCGAGGAGGGCGAGGAGGGCGGCGACGAGGAGGAGGGCTTCGACCCCGAATCCATCCCGGACGACGAGGTCGAGTACTACGACATCGAGTTCGCCAAGGAGGGCGAGACCATCGAGATCGCCAACAATGAGAACATCCTCGACGCCGGCGAGGAGGAGGGCTGGGACCTCCCCTACGCCTGCCGTCAGGGCCAGTGTGTCTCCTGCGCCGGGCAGATCCAGGACGGCCCCGCCGGCGACTACATCCGCCACGAGCACAACGAGGCGCTGTTCGACGACGACATGGACGACGGCTACTGCCTGACCTGCGTCGCCTACCCGACCGACGACTTCACGCTCGAGACGGGCGAACAGCCCTGA
- a CDS encoding bifunctional 5,10-methylenetetrahydrofolate dehydrogenase/5,10-methenyltetrahydrofolate cyclohydrolase: MATTLDGEALAARLRDDLRESVERLADDSARPGLATVHAGDEPAAESYVQMKQRDCEEVGIEGTRVDIDPTAPASELHDTIADLNADPSVHGVLIQDDVPEHVDWRTAIRRIDPEKDVDGLHPDNVGRLLAGAPRFVPCTPLGIRRLLAEYDIDIAGANVVVVNRSMIVGKPLAALLGARGGSASGGADATVTICHSRTEDLAAKTRAADVLVVAVDRPRFLDGSMVTEGTTVVDVGIGRVPAESGRGYELVGDVDAASVELKVDYFAPVPGGVGPMTRVMLLRNTVRAARRQTDAPAGE; encoded by the coding sequence ATGGCGACGACCCTCGACGGCGAGGCGCTGGCCGCGCGACTGAGAGACGACCTCCGCGAGTCGGTCGAACGGCTCGCCGATGACAGCGCTCGACCCGGACTGGCGACCGTCCACGCCGGCGACGAGCCGGCCGCCGAGTCCTACGTCCAGATGAAACAGCGCGACTGCGAGGAGGTAGGCATCGAGGGGACGCGCGTCGACATCGACCCCACCGCCCCGGCGTCGGAACTGCACGATACTATCGCCGACCTGAACGCCGACCCGTCGGTCCACGGCGTCCTGATCCAGGACGACGTGCCCGAGCACGTCGACTGGCGTACGGCGATCCGGCGCATCGATCCCGAGAAGGACGTCGACGGGCTCCACCCTGACAACGTCGGGCGGCTGCTCGCGGGCGCCCCGCGGTTTGTCCCCTGCACGCCGCTGGGGATCCGGCGACTCCTGGCGGAGTACGACATCGATATCGCGGGCGCGAACGTGGTCGTCGTGAACCGTTCGATGATCGTGGGGAAACCGCTCGCGGCGCTGCTGGGCGCTCGCGGTGGGAGTGCGAGCGGGGGTGCGGACGCCACGGTCACGATCTGTCACTCCCGGACCGAGGACCTCGCAGCGAAGACCCGGGCCGCGGACGTCCTCGTGGTCGCCGTCGACCGCCCCAGGTTTCTCGACGGGTCGATGGTGACCGAGGGGACGACGGTCGTCGACGTGGGGATCGGTCGCGTTCCCGCCGAAAGCGGGAGGGGCTACGAACTCGTCGGCGATGTCGACGCCGCAAGCGTCGAGCTGAAGGTCGACTACTTCGCGCCGGTGCCCGGCGGCGTCGGGCCGATGACCAGGGTGATGCTACTTCGCAACACCGTCCGGGCCGCCCGCCGGCAGACAGACGCGCCCGCGGGCGAGTGA